A portion of the Ascaphus truei isolate aAscTru1 chromosome 14, aAscTru1.hap1, whole genome shotgun sequence genome contains these proteins:
- the LPP gene encoding lipoma-preferred partner isoform X3: MERILRATGKAYHPHCFTCVVCFRSLDGIPFTVDASGHIHCIEDFHKKFAPRCSVCKEPIMPAPGQEETVRIVALDRDFHVQCYRCEDCGSLLSEGENQGCYPLDGQILCKACNSARIQALTAKSSTDL, from the exons ATGGAGAGGATCCTACGAGCGACGGGAAAGGCATATCACCCTCACTGCTTCACCTGCGTGGTCTGCTTCCGCAGCTTGGATGGGATTCCTTTCACCGTTGACGCTTCTGGCCACATTCACTGCATTGAGGATTTCCATAA GAAGTTTGCCCCGAGATGCTCTGTGTGTAAGGAGCCCATCATGCCAGCTCCGGGCCAGGAAGAAACGGTCCGTATTGTAGCCTTGGATCGTGACTTCCATGTGCAGTGTTACCGCTGTGAG GACTGCGGAAGTCTCCTCTCTGAAGGGGAGAATCAAGGCTGTTACCCGCTGGACGGACAGATCCTCTGCAAGGCCTGTAATTCTGCACGTATTCAGGCTCTCACTGCCAAGTCCAGCACCGACCTGTGA